Proteins co-encoded in one Vibrio aquimaris genomic window:
- a CDS encoding chromosome partitioning protein ParA — protein MNNESDVENDDVVVIEERDKRSYLYIIIAGLLGAALGGLIGSSLTSSKWQEAYYGLETKYQELVEEKKQLTDEVEDKVAQVDAEIQAKLTKAIDEKKHTFDETIKSLNDQVAELEKVNLSLEEQLNEQKQNIAQATQENRKLNRQADMQATMFERSRELFQQELKVKQELEALEKERDDLQPKLKQLKADCDLYLAGTSWEAKSDACDKQDEANSRLSHVNQMIRVHQMDLKQIKALASELGL, from the coding sequence GTGAATAACGAGTCTGATGTTGAAAATGATGATGTTGTAGTTATCGAAGAAAGAGATAAGCGGAGCTACCTGTACATAATCATTGCTGGTTTACTAGGAGCTGCTCTAGGTGGACTGATAGGCTCATCTTTGACTTCTTCCAAATGGCAAGAGGCATACTACGGGTTAGAAACCAAATATCAGGAACTAGTGGAAGAGAAAAAGCAGTTAACTGACGAAGTCGAAGACAAAGTGGCTCAGGTCGATGCTGAGATCCAAGCTAAGTTAACTAAGGCGATAGATGAAAAGAAACACACTTTTGATGAAACCATAAAAAGCTTAAATGATCAGGTTGCTGAATTGGAAAAAGTGAACCTTTCTCTAGAAGAGCAACTCAACGAGCAGAAACAAAATATTGCCCAGGCGACACAAGAAAATCGTAAGTTGAATAGACAAGCGGATATGCAAGCGACCATGTTTGAACGTTCACGCGAATTATTTCAGCAGGAGCTTAAAGTGAAGCAGGAATTGGAAGCTTTAGAAAAAGAGCGTGATGATCTTCAGCCAAAGTTAAAACAATTAAAAGCTGACTGTGATTTGTACTTGGCGGGAACGTCGTGGGAAGCTAAATCTGATGCATGTGACAAACAGGATGAAGCTAATTCTCGCTTAAGCCATGTTAATCAAATGATTCGTGTGCATCAAATGGACTTAAAACAGATTAAGGCGTTAGCTAGTGAGTTAGGTTTGTGA